The Aedes aegypti strain LVP_AGWG chromosome 3, AaegL5.0 Primary Assembly, whole genome shotgun sequence genome contains a region encoding:
- the LOC5578342 gene encoding probable RNA methyltransferase bin3 produces the protein MEGQTLVLPERGGGGRDEGGGVGTEELRAFASVAEQGETAAEKTQLCPPRTRSQGGSNKKQQNKHFSRQQCKSKKWKLNKFRRNQKDGIGGGKKKDQAKGLDCGLTGGKGDEKQNPLGVNTECKQQQGKSKHSNKNNNSLMQARTKRLQSVSKFFLPDKRPRKDCIIPPTKFLLGGNISDPLNLNSLQNESENAVTPKSSPIPTPPHYKNKIEVIIPPNINDPLHLLDPVDSVEYEMQLCSPMKKKQRARNKRKRKSKSEKNNQSLDSSAGIAAGGQLSTSISEAEATTAEEAQMEAPGSTGKNVEHSLEGGNTGDRDKATRCLRLDLEVCRKRRISESTCSSKNKVRRMDSMDKIVSPVIPQPGAWKRGHWPAMPVGGRNRTRTQSCTSNSEEPPGKQPVLEGEVNTETPQTTEPDIKVNNVEQPKPEPSESETQAKPKPHEDSKYHYGNYDRYYGYRNLNEFIDVRLKVFLRNPYLFRDKDVLDIGCNVGLMTIAVAKMLHTKSITGIDIDEKLIAKARRNLTTHVRIQPGHAKHGGETKLSGEKRKRRISRKLTTGEEKSLVKEEEAPHEEKPAEVPDTAESMPKPETSSAKKGQHPHRRKFPGRHSHGKHHMHNHHHNHQRKDPRKGNSEFYPISFPLSLGNFGSKACLLDMGAKDHKFPNNVIFKTMNYVLKDESLINYDTQQYDLILCLSVTKWIHLNFGDNGLKMAFKRMFNHLRPGGKLILEAQNWASYKKKKKLTDTTCENYKSIEFFPNKFHDYLLSPEIGFSHSYPLGIPRHLSKGFRRPIQLYVKGDFTPSQAQWSDTYHPQTPYVNHHNIYTDITTPTQNPCIWGSTTPYQPSYSTRCTPSHSFMATSPYYNPRQTDSYQPSYDAGNRRGSYCFASPLYSTTWSPPSDLRHRRSASNTPNSASIRSAENDEQFAQQQHRPHVYPPMEVFPLESTAVRSVAPGSASVRQTDSDSEPSSNSASQTPTRSQYDVDQSSNSPSTTHSQPDK, from the exons ATGGAAGGACAGACTTTAGTTCTCCCGGAAAGAGGGGGTGGAGGAAGAGATGAAGGTGGAGGTGTTGGTACTGAAGAATTGCGCGCCTTTGCTTCCGTTGCGGAACAAGGTGAAACCGCCGCTGAGAAAACCCAACTCTGTCCGCCCCGAACCCGATCGCAAGGTGGCAGTAATAAGAAGCAGCAGAACAAGCATTTCTCGCGACAGCAATGTAAGAGCAAAAAGTGGAAATTGAACAAATTTAGGCGCAATCAAAAGGATGGCATTGGTGGAGGGAAGAAAAAGGATCAAGCGAAAGGATTGGATTGTGGTTTGACCGGTGGGAAAGGAGATGAAAAGCAAAATCCGTTGGGAGTTAATACGGAGTGCAAACAGCAACAGGGCAAGAGCAAACATTCAAATAAGAACAACAATAGCTTGATGCAAGCAAGAACAAAAAGGTTGCAGTCGGTTTCGAAGTTCTTTCTCCCTGATAAACGACCGAGGAAAGATTGTATCATTCCGCCAACAAAATTCTTACTGGGTGGAAACATTTCCGATCCATTGAATTTGAACAGTTTGCAGAACGAATCTGAGAATGCTGTTACCCCAAAATCTTCGCCCATTCCAACTCCTCCGCATTATAAGAACAAAATCGAAGTTATCATCCCGCCAAACATCAACGACCCGCTGCATTTATTGGATCCGGTGGATTCTGTCGAATATGAAATGCAACTCTGCTCGCCTATGAAAAAGAAACAGCGAGCCCGCAACAAACGGAAACGAAAGTCGAAATCTGAGAAGAACAATCAAAGCTTGGATTCCAGCGCGGGGATCGCTGCTGGAGGTCAACTTAGCACAAGCATTTCGGAAGCCGAAGCAACCACAGCAGAAGAAGCTCAAATGGAAGCCCCTGGGTCCACAGGAAAGAACGTTGAGCATTCGCTTGAAGGTGGGAACACGGGTGATCGCGATAAAGCTACCCGATGTTTGCGATTGGACTTGGAGGTTTGTCGCAAACGACGAATTAGCGAAAGCACTTGTTCTAGTAAGAACAAGGTACGTCGGATGGACTCTATGGATAAGATTGTGAGTCCGGTTATTCCTCAACCAGGTGCATGGAAACGTGGGCATTGGCCGGCCATGCCTGTTGGAGGCCGAAATCGCACACGAACCCAATCATGCACATCAAACAGCGAAGAACCACCCGGTAAGCAACCCGTTCTCGAAGGGGAGGTCAACACTGAAACTCCTCAAACCACAGAACCAGACATTAAGGTTAATAACGTTGAGCAACCAAAACCTGAACCTAGTGAAAGTGAGACCCAAGCCAAACCCAAACCTCACGAAGATTCAAAGTATCACTACGGCAATTATGACCGATATTACGGATATCGCAACTTGAACGAGTTTATCGACGTTCGGCTCAAAGTATTCCTACGCAATCCATATCTGTTCCGAGATAAGGATGTTCTTGATATCGGGTGCAACGTGGGATTGATGACGATTGCAGTAGCGAAAATGCTGCACACTAAAAGCATCACCGGGATCGATATCGATGAGAAACTAATTGCCAAGGCAAGACGAAATCTTACAACGCACGTCAGAATACAACCAGGACATGCAAAACATGGTGGGGAAACTAAGCTGAGTGGGGAGAAAAGGAAAAGAAGGATATCCAGAAAACTTACAACTGGCGAAGAGAAGTCATTggtaaaagaagaagaagctccaCACGAAGAAAAACCTGCAGAGGTTCCGGACACTGCTGAAAGCATGCCCAAACCGGAAACATCATCCGCCAAAAAAGGGCAACATCCGCATCGGCGGAAGTTTCCCGGCCGTCACAGTCACGGAAAACATCATATGCACAACcatcatcataatcatcaaCGGAAGGATCCCAGGAAGGGCAATTCGGAGTTTTATCCGATTTCGTTTCCGTTGTCGTTGGGAAACTTCGGATCTAAGGCGTGTCTGTTGGATATGGGCGCGAAGGACCACAAATTCCCGAATAATGTGATCTTCAAAACG ATGAACTACGTCCTCAAGGATGAATCGCTGATAAATTACGATACTCAACAGTATGATCTGATCCTGTGTCTGTCAGTTACCAAGTGGATACATCTCAATTTCGGTGACAACGGACTGAAGATGGCGTTCAAACGAATGTTCAACCACTTGCGCCCCGGCGGAAAACTGATTCTCGAGGCCCAAAACTGGGCAAGctacaagaagaaaaagaagcttACG GATACAACTTGTGAGAACTACAAAAGTATCGAGTTTTTCCCGAATAAATTTCATGATTACCTGCTAAGTCCTGAAATAGGATTTAGTCACAGTTATCCCCTAGGTATTCCTAGACATTTGAGTAAGGGTTTTCGGCGGCCAATTCAG TTATACGTTAAGGGCGATTTCACTCCGAGTCAGGCTCAATGGAGTGACACATACCATCCGCAGACGCCGTATGTCAACCACCATAATATCTACACAGACATTACCACCCCCACACAGAATCCCTGCATTTGGGGCTCAACAACACCGTATCAGCCAAGTTATAGCACCCGTTGTACACCGTCGCACAGTTTTATGGCCACCTCACCCTACTATAACCCGAGACAAACCGACAGCTACCAACCGAGCTACGATGCGGGCAATCGTCGTGGTAGTTACTGTTTCGCTTCACCCCTCTACTCGACCACCTGGTCGCCACCGTCGGATCTGCGTCACCGGCGATCCGCCTCCAATACGCCCAATTCGGCCAGTATTAGAAGCGCAGAAAACGATGAACAGTTCGCACAACAGCAGCATCGTCCGCACGTATATCCTCCTATGGAGGTGTTTCCGCTAGAATCGACTGCCGTTCGATCGGTAGCACCGGGATCGGCCAGCGTTCGGCAAACGGATTCCGATTCGGAACCGTCGTCGAATTCGGCTTCACAAACGCCGACGCGGTCGCAGTACGATGTAGACCAGTCGTCGAACTCACCCAGTACTACGCACTCGCAACCGGACAAGTAG